One window of the Natrinema sp. CBA1119 genome contains the following:
- a CDS encoding Era-like GTP-binding protein translates to MGLFTELKDSISRAADRLFSEQEPKRIGIYGPPNAGKTTLANRIARDWTGDAVGTESHVPHETRRARRKENVEIERDGKTVTIDIVDTPGVTTKVDYEEFTDEMNEDDAIRRSREATEGVAEAMHWLREDVDGVIYVLDSAEDPITQVNTMLIGIVESRDLPVLIFANKTDLEESSVKRIEDAFPQHTTVPLSAKEGENMDEVYGKIAEYFG, encoded by the coding sequence ATGGGACTATTCACAGAACTCAAAGATAGTATCTCTCGGGCTGCGGATCGCCTGTTTTCGGAACAGGAGCCCAAACGAATCGGTATCTACGGTCCGCCCAACGCTGGCAAAACAACGCTCGCAAACCGTATCGCGCGTGACTGGACCGGTGACGCAGTCGGTACGGAGAGTCACGTCCCTCACGAGACACGTCGTGCACGTCGGAAGGAAAACGTCGAGATCGAACGGGACGGCAAGACGGTGACCATCGATATCGTCGACACGCCCGGCGTGACGACGAAGGTCGATTACGAGGAGTTCACCGACGAGATGAACGAAGACGACGCCATTCGTCGCTCCCGCGAAGCGACGGAGGGCGTCGCCGAGGCGATGCACTGGTTGCGTGAGGACGTCGACGGCGTTATCTACGTCCTGGATAGTGCGGAGGATCCGATCACGCAGGTCAATACGATGCTGATCGGTATCGTCGAATCCCGTGATCTCCCGGTGCTCATCTTCGCGAACAAGACCGACCTCGAGGAATCGAGCGTCAAGCGGATCGAGGACGCCTTTCCGCAGCACACGACCGTTCCCCTCTCCGCGAAGGAAGGAGAGAACATGGACGAAGTGTACGGGAAGATCGCGGAGTACTTCGGGTGA
- a CDS encoding Cdc6/Cdc18 family protein yields MSDDNSDIDGSDEVEIDGTSGFSTNLEKADLDDEESNQGLFDDLLSGEPIFENKEVLRPSYTPHELPHRSDQINKMATILVAALRGETPSNILIYGKTGTGKTASAKFVSKELESTSQKYSVPCDVEYINCEVTDTQYRVLAQLANKFIEKNEERIDERVAELESLLEALDEYDADLEAREREAAKASDSTDLVDDQTASDPFDFVSDDPQESIADDSPGDDSSPESADSPPEKEGSSDPADRSSPTDGTDLTDGDSTDRTDGNNTDRGTGDGTDDASAGDSSTHPLDHPLESTSFEDREAIEAEIDDLEADKESFEEVPMTGWPTDRVYSVFFDAVDYDERVVVIMLDEIDKLVEKSGDDTLYNLSRMNSELENSRVSIIGISNDLKFTDFLDPRVKSSLGEEEIVFPPYDANQLRDILEHRSDVAFQGGALSDDVIPLCAAFAAQEHGDARRALDLLRTAGELAERSQAETIVEDHVRQAQDKIELDRVVEVVRTLPTQSKLVLFSIILLEKNGVHSINTGEVFNIYKRLCEEIDADVLTQRRVTDLISELDMLGIVNAVVVSKGRYGRTKEISLSVPLEETEAVLLSDSRLSDIDDIQPFVQARFEN; encoded by the coding sequence ATGTCAGACGACAACTCAGATATCGACGGGTCAGACGAGGTCGAGATCGACGGAACGAGTGGATTCTCGACGAATCTCGAGAAAGCGGACCTCGATGACGAGGAGTCGAATCAGGGGCTGTTCGATGATCTTCTCAGCGGCGAACCAATCTTCGAGAACAAGGAAGTCCTCCGTCCGTCCTATACCCCACACGAACTGCCCCACCGGAGCGACCAAATCAACAAGATGGCGACGATCCTCGTCGCCGCACTCAGGGGCGAAACGCCGTCGAACATCCTCATCTACGGGAAGACCGGGACCGGCAAAACCGCAAGCGCGAAATTCGTCAGCAAGGAACTCGAGAGCACCTCGCAGAAGTACAGCGTCCCGTGTGACGTCGAGTACATCAACTGCGAGGTCACCGATACGCAGTATCGCGTACTCGCACAACTCGCGAACAAGTTCATCGAAAAGAACGAAGAGCGGATCGACGAACGCGTTGCGGAACTCGAATCGCTGCTCGAGGCCCTCGACGAGTACGATGCCGATCTGGAGGCCCGCGAACGTGAGGCGGCCAAAGCGTCCGATTCGACCGATCTGGTAGACGATCAGACGGCGTCCGATCCGTTCGATTTCGTTTCTGACGACCCACAAGAATCGATTGCTGACGATTCACCTGGAGACGATAGTAGCCCCGAGTCGGCCGATTCTCCACCCGAAAAGGAGGGGTCTTCGGATCCCGCCGATCGTTCGAGTCCCACCGACGGCACTGATCTGACGGACGGCGACAGTACCGATCGGACAGACGGCAATAACACCGATCGGGGAACCGGCGACGGCACCGATGACGCGTCGGCTGGCGATTCGTCGACGCACCCATTGGACCATCCCCTCGAGTCGACGTCGTTCGAGGACCGCGAGGCGATCGAAGCCGAAATCGACGACCTCGAGGCGGACAAGGAGTCCTTCGAGGAGGTTCCGATGACCGGCTGGCCGACCGACCGGGTCTACAGCGTCTTCTTCGATGCGGTCGACTACGACGAGCGGGTCGTCGTCATCATGCTCGACGAGATCGACAAACTCGTCGAGAAAAGCGGCGACGACACGCTCTACAACCTCTCGCGGATGAACTCCGAACTCGAGAACTCGCGGGTGTCGATCATCGGTATCTCGAACGACCTGAAGTTCACCGACTTCCTCGATCCGCGGGTCAAATCCTCGCTGGGCGAGGAGGAGATCGTCTTCCCGCCGTACGACGCGAATCAGCTGCGGGATATCCTGGAACACCGTTCCGACGTCGCGTTCCAAGGGGGTGCGCTTTCCGACGACGTCATCCCGCTGTGTGCGGCCTTCGCCGCACAGGAACACGGCGACGCGCGCCGCGCGCTCGATTTGCTTCGAACGGCGGGCGAGCTGGCCGAGCGATCGCAGGCCGAGACGATCGTTGAAGATCACGTCCGGCAGGCCCAGGACAAAATCGAACTCGATCGCGTCGTCGAGGTCGTCCGTACGCTCCCCACGCAGAGCAAGCTCGTGCTCTTCTCGATCATCCTGCTCGAGAAAAACGGCGTCCACAGCATCAACACGGGCGAGGTGTTCAACATCTACAAGCGCCTCTGCGAGGAGATCGACGCGGACGTGCTGACCCAGCGTCGGGTGACGGACCTCATCAGCGAACTCGACATGCTCGGCATCGTCAACGCCGTCGTCGTCTCGAAAGGTCGGTACGGTCGGACGAAGGAAATCAGTCTCTCCGTTCCACTCGAAGAGACGGAGGCCGTGTTGCTTTCCGACTCCCGTTTGAGCGATATCGACGACATTCAGCCGTTCGTTCAGGCCCGGTTCGAGAACTGA
- a CDS encoding S26 family signal peptidase: MSGPSSGKPPGDSGDDDRDRSASSADSSQTPSREPSEPTADSQPAADSDAITIEDDGYVRWFLKTNDENVVIARDILSSVAIVGVVALLLFGVSGIWPPLVAVESGSMQPNMQKGDLIFVVEEGRFSGDAAVEGTGVVTRRSAQETGYDKFGNPGDVIVFRPDGSRAETPVIHRAHFWVDDGEHWVESKASEEIVGDATCEEVPNCPAPYAGFVTKGDNNGGYDQIGGGANSGIVKPEWITGKAQYRIPWLGWVRLTFDNLLGGMLVPASPSSPALHGQPSPATPSGGPDAAGLGSGGELAGVAGIAGAGVALAAGRYRS; the protein is encoded by the coding sequence ATGAGCGGCCCTAGCTCCGGGAAGCCACCTGGCGATTCCGGCGACGACGACCGTGATCGGTCGGCCTCGAGCGCCGACAGTTCCCAGACGCCATCACGGGAACCGTCAGAGCCTACTGCCGATTCACAGCCTGCTGCCGATTCCGACGCTATTACCATCGAGGACGACGGCTACGTCCGCTGGTTCCTCAAAACGAACGACGAGAACGTCGTGATCGCGCGGGATATCCTGAGCAGCGTCGCCATCGTCGGCGTCGTCGCCCTCCTCCTGTTCGGAGTCAGCGGTATCTGGCCGCCACTCGTCGCCGTCGAGAGCGGCAGTATGCAGCCGAACATGCAGAAGGGAGACCTCATCTTCGTCGTCGAGGAAGGTCGGTTCAGCGGCGACGCTGCCGTCGAGGGAACCGGCGTCGTTACCCGCCGGAGCGCCCAGGAGACCGGCTACGACAAGTTCGGTAACCCCGGAGACGTCATCGTCTTTCGGCCTGACGGCAGCCGGGCCGAGACGCCGGTGATACATCGGGCGCACTTCTGGGTCGACGACGGCGAACACTGGGTCGAATCGAAAGCCAGCGAGGAAATCGTCGGCGACGCGACCTGCGAGGAAGTCCCCAACTGTCCCGCACCGTACGCCGGCTTCGTCACGAAGGGCGATAACAACGGGGGGTACGATCAGATAGGCGGCGGCGCGAATTCCGGCATCGTCAAACCGGAGTGGATCACCGGCAAGGCGCAGTACCGAATCCCGTGGCTCGGATGGGTCCGACTCACCTTCGACAACCTCCTCGGGGGCATGCTCGTTCCCGCGTCGCCCTCGAGCCCGGCGCTGCACGGACAGCCGTCACCGGCGACACCGTCCGGCGGCCCCGACGCAGCCGGCTTGGGATCAGGAGGTGAGCTCGCCGGCGTCGCGGGCATCGCCGGTGCCGGTGTCGCACTGGCCGCGGGCCGCTATCGGTCCTGA
- a CDS encoding Zn-ribbon containing protein — protein sequence MPHQCTNCGRTFDDGSKEMLSGCPDCGGNKFQFAPTTAAAAESFDGDATAGSAESVTGVESAGVADSADGPGTTDPSTESDSVTTRAAETVRDWMPGGSSGTSDPAEPSPRVDAGSGVHSPSETPSESPPGDSEPSSKSDKSWPSSGRPDTTEPDASAEGEFADWPETARRPEDRSGATSEPPDEESVDVEHSSERPDGPTTTIDDENSAQADARSEVVRPDDLPAHSDGFDPAETERDGAGGGAVDASTTGSDAPPEHGRVVSEPSGDRPSIEDLREELNEQFESIKIVRPGQYELNLMELYNRDEYIISLQEDGRYVIDVPDSWREGDDSDD from the coding sequence ATGCCACACCAGTGTACGAACTGCGGCCGGACGTTCGATGACGGCTCCAAGGAGATGCTGTCGGGCTGTCCCGATTGCGGTGGGAACAAGTTCCAGTTCGCACCGACTACCGCGGCCGCAGCTGAATCGTTCGACGGGGACGCCACCGCTGGATCGGCCGAGTCCGTCACCGGTGTCGAATCCGCCGGTGTCGCCGATTCGGCCGACGGTCCCGGCACGACGGACCCGTCCACCGAATCTGACAGCGTCACGACGCGCGCCGCGGAGACGGTTCGCGATTGGATGCCCGGTGGCTCCTCGGGCACTTCGGACCCCGCGGAGCCGTCGCCGAGAGTGGATGCCGGTTCAGGCGTCCACTCTCCATCCGAGACTCCATCGGAGTCTCCACCCGGTGATTCGGAACCATCCTCGAAGTCGGACAAATCCTGGCCCTCGAGCGGGAGACCCGACACCACCGAACCGGACGCCTCGGCGGAGGGAGAGTTCGCCGACTGGCCGGAGACGGCGCGGCGACCCGAGGACCGATCCGGCGCAACGAGCGAGCCGCCGGATGAGGAGTCCGTCGATGTCGAACACTCGAGCGAGCGACCCGACGGTCCAACCACGACGATCGACGACGAGAACTCGGCGCAGGCCGACGCCCGCAGTGAGGTCGTTCGCCCGGACGATCTTCCCGCTCATTCCGACGGATTCGATCCAGCCGAGACTGAGCGCGACGGTGCTGGTGGCGGCGCAGTTGACGCCTCGACGACCGGATCCGACGCCCCGCCGGAACATGGCCGCGTCGTCAGCGAACCCAGCGGGGATCGTCCGTCGATCGAAGATCTCCGGGAGGAACTCAACGAACAGTTCGAGAGCATCAAGATCGTTCGCCCGGGCCAGTACGAACTCAACCTGATGGAACTCTACAATCGCGACGAGTACATCATCTCCCTGCAGGAGGACGGCCGGTACGTCATCGATGTTCCGGATTCGTGGCGCGAGGGCGACGACAGCGACGATTGA
- a CDS encoding DUF2073 domain-containing protein, whose amino-acid sequence MPKATNADDSEPADGVQIDLMSGERMDGMATMEKIRMILDGVHDGNIVILEEGLTPDEESRLIEVTMAEISPDEFNGIEIETYPKSETRDSSLLGRIMGNDETEAKLTVIGPANQIETLHKDETLISALVSRN is encoded by the coding sequence ATGCCGAAAGCAACCAACGCAGACGATTCGGAGCCGGCCGACGGCGTACAGATCGACCTGATGAGCGGCGAGCGCATGGACGGCATGGCGACGATGGAGAAGATCAGAATGATCTTGGACGGCGTCCACGACGGCAACATCGTCATCCTCGAGGAGGGGTTGACGCCCGACGAGGAGAGCCGACTCATCGAGGTGACGATGGCCGAGATCAGTCCCGACGAGTTCAACGGGATCGAGATCGAGACCTATCCGAAGTCCGAGACCCGCGACTCGTCGTTACTCGGCCGGATCATGGGTAACGACGAGACGGAGGCGAAGCTGACGGTGATCGGACCGGCGAACCAGATCGAGACGCTCCACAAGGACGAAACGCTCATCAGCGCGCTCGTGTCCCGTAACTAA